The Candidatus Binatia bacterium genome includes a region encoding these proteins:
- a CDS encoding PQQ-binding-like beta-propeller repeat protein, whose amino-acid sequence MRFAVLTFVFSWACNTPGETPRAKYGVQNGQWRSWAGDPESSRYSPLDQINAANFAGLEPAWEWTSPDVRWRAEGAKNRPKRGSFNPARSARILGFQATPLMVDGRLYGSTAIGQVFALDAGTGEEIWVHDPQSYRSAKSPMNFIFPKHRGLSYWKHGDDERIFMPTIDAYLLALDAKTGRPVESFGSGGRVDLLESLRRTGLHRGTDYFQSSPAAVVDDTVVVGGSVTDRPKTLPGLPGDIRGFDALSGRLKWVFHVVPEADEVGHETWENGSWKDGGGSNAWGAMSVDPALGYVYVATSSPTNDHYGGHRPGDNLFSDTLLCLDGENGERIWHQQLIRHDLWDYDLAAAPNLVDLQVDGRHVEAVALATKQGFTFVFDRKTGEPLWPIEDREVPRSHVPGEPAAATQRFPTKPPAFELQGSFEKDLMDFTPALRAKALDVFRRFRTGPLFTPPSRKGTLVVPGPPGGTSWQGAGFDPETRTLYVPSITHGQVVRIQKGKAAETTFDFATESVSTPWATGPGWTAGSLPLFKPPYSRITAVDLDRGETRWQVPNGNGPRNHPLLAHLDLPRLGSGAHACVLVTSKLLLSVDRAWSWMPSLGEPFLRAYDKSSGALLGEVELPATARGCPLTYLHDGKQYVVMSTGSDERDPSLLALTLPAGSGDQPAGATAPTAGE is encoded by the coding sequence TTGCGATTCGCCGTGCTGACGTTCGTGTTCTCGTGGGCCTGCAACACTCCCGGCGAGACTCCCCGCGCCAAATATGGTGTGCAGAACGGTCAGTGGCGGAGCTGGGCCGGCGATCCGGAGAGCAGCCGCTACTCGCCCCTCGACCAGATCAATGCGGCCAACTTCGCCGGCCTGGAGCCTGCATGGGAGTGGACTTCGCCCGACGTCCGATGGCGAGCCGAGGGCGCGAAGAACAGGCCGAAGCGCGGCTCGTTCAACCCGGCCCGTTCGGCCAGGATCCTCGGATTCCAGGCGACACCGCTGATGGTGGACGGGCGACTCTACGGCAGCACAGCGATTGGCCAGGTCTTCGCACTCGATGCCGGCACCGGCGAGGAGATCTGGGTTCACGACCCCCAGAGCTATCGCTCGGCAAAAAGCCCGATGAACTTCATATTCCCGAAGCATCGAGGCCTGAGCTACTGGAAGCATGGCGACGACGAGCGCATTTTCATGCCGACGATCGACGCGTATCTCCTCGCCCTCGATGCGAAGACCGGCCGTCCCGTCGAGTCCTTCGGGAGCGGAGGGCGCGTGGACCTGCTCGAGAGTCTTCGTCGCACGGGTCTGCATCGCGGCACCGACTACTTCCAGTCCTCGCCGGCCGCGGTCGTTGACGATACGGTGGTGGTGGGTGGAAGCGTCACCGATCGGCCGAAGACGTTGCCGGGGCTGCCAGGCGACATTCGCGGCTTCGACGCGCTCTCGGGCCGGCTGAAGTGGGTTTTCCATGTAGTTCCCGAAGCGGACGAGGTCGGCCACGAGACCTGGGAGAACGGATCGTGGAAGGACGGCGGTGGGTCGAACGCCTGGGGTGCGATGAGCGTCGATCCGGCGCTCGGCTACGTCTACGTCGCCACTTCATCGCCGACCAACGACCACTACGGTGGCCATCGGCCGGGCGACAACTTGTTCTCGGACACGCTGCTCTGCCTGGACGGAGAAAACGGGGAGCGGATCTGGCACCAGCAGCTGATCCGCCACGACCTGTGGGACTACGACCTCGCGGCGGCGCCCAACCTCGTCGACCTCCAAGTCGACGGAAGGCACGTCGAGGCGGTGGCGCTAGCGACGAAACAGGGGTTCACCTTCGTGTTCGATCGCAAGACGGGTGAGCCGTTGTGGCCCATCGAAGATCGCGAGGTTCCACGGTCGCACGTGCCCGGCGAGCCTGCCGCCGCGACCCAGCGCTTCCCGACCAAGCCGCCTGCGTTCGAACTTCAGGGCTCCTTCGAAAAGGACCTGATGGACTTCACGCCCGCGCTTCGGGCCAAAGCCCTGGATGTCTTCCGCCGCTTCCGAACGGGTCCGCTGTTCACGCCTCCTTCCCGCAAGGGAACGCTGGTGGTCCCGGGTCCGCCGGGCGGCACGAGTTGGCAAGGGGCAGGCTTCGATCCGGAAACGCGAACGCTCTACGTTCCTTCGATCACGCATGGTCAGGTCGTCCGGATACAGAAGGGCAAGGCTGCAGAAACCACGTTCGACTTCGCGACCGAGTCCGTGTCGACTCCCTGGGCGACCGGGCCGGGCTGGACGGCCGGTTCGCTACCTCTGTTCAAGCCGCCGTACTCACGCATTACCGCCGTCGATCTCGATCGCGGAGAGACGCGCTGGCAGGTCCCCAACGGCAACGGTCCGAGAAACCACCCCCTACTCGCCCACCTCGACCTGCCGCGGCTCGGCTCGGGGGCGCATGCATGTGTCCTGGTGACGTCGAAGCTCCTCTTGTCGGTCGACCGCGCCTGGTCCTGGATGCCCAGTTTGGGAGAGCCGTTCCTTCGGGCCTACGACAAGAGCTCGGGTGCGTTGCTCGGAGAGGTAGAACTTCCCGCAACAGCACGCGGCTGCCCGCTGACCTACCTGCACGACGGCAAGCAGTACGTGGTCATGTCGACCGGGAGCGACGAGCGGGATCCTTCGCTTCTGGCGCTCACTCTTCCGGCTGGTTCCGGAGACCAGCCTGCGGGAGCGACAGCGCCAACAGCCGGGGAGTAA